In a genomic window of Muntiacus reevesi chromosome 1, mMunRee1.1, whole genome shotgun sequence:
- the DENND6B gene encoding protein DENND6B isoform X2, producing MDPGAGAGQQRARGRLGAPSSGTRAPGTPWARFSAWLECVCVVTFDLELGQALEKSSICYLSFPDSHSGCLGDTQFSFRIRQCGGQRRPGHVGEKRSDSWAPASLQREPAHFFGYVYFRQVKDSSMKRGYFQKSLVLLSRLPFVRLFQALLGLVAPEFFDKLAPCLEAVCNEIDQWPAPAPGQTLNLPIMGVVLQVHIPLRADTPEPGPPKQSSHETLLPAPVVLPSVHELDLFRCFRPVLAHVQLLWELMLLGEPLLVLAPSPAVSSEMVLALTSCLQPLKFCCDYRPYFTIHDSEFKEFTTRTQAPPNVVLGVTNPFFIKTLQHWPHILRVGEPKMSGDLPKQVKLKKPSRLKTLDTKPGLYTAYTAHLHRDKALLRRLLKGLQKKRPSDVQTAVLRRHLLELTQSFIIPLEHYMASLMPLQKGIVPWKTPPQIRPFRQDDFLLSLERAGPQLTCVLKGDWLGLYRWAARRRGPGLLRPVGAHTHPSAHGSPQPHPPRPDRRFFKSPHFDGWYRQRHREMTQKLEALHLEAICEANIEIWMKDKSEVEVVDLILKLRERLVRAQGHQLPVTEATLTRARLYIDTAIGSLPKDLQAVLGPP from the exons AAAAGCAGCATCTGCTACCTGTCCTTTCCCGACTCACACTCAG GCTGCCTCGGGGACACGCAGTTCAGCTTTCGCATCCGTCAGTGTGGAGGGCAGAGGCGCCCCGGGCACGTGGGTGAGAAGCGCAGCGACAGTTGGGCCCCTGCGTCTCTGCAG AGGGAGCCTGCACACTTCTTTGGCTACGTGTACTTCAGGCAGGTGAAGGACAGTTCCATGAAGCGGGGCTACTTCCAGAAG TCGCTGGTGCTGCTGTCCCGCCTGCCCTTCGTCCGGCTGTTCCAGGCACTGCTGGGCCTGGTGGCCCCCGAGTTCTTCGACAAGCTGGCGCCCTGCCTGGAAGCAG tctgcaatgAGATCGACCAGTGGCCGGCGCCCGCACCGGGGCAGACCCTGAACCTGCCCATCATGGGAGTCGTCCTCCAG GTGCACATCCCACTGAGAGCGGACACGCCTGAGCCCGGGCCTCCAAAGCAAAGCAGCCACGAG ACCCTGCTGCCAGCCCCGGTGGTCCTGCCCAGCGTCCACGAGCTTGACCTGTTCAG gtGCTTCCGGCCCGTGCTGGCCCACGTGCAGCTGCTGTGGGAGCTGATGCTCCTCGGGGAGCCCCTGCTGGTCCTGGCGCCCTCGCCCGCTGTGTCCTCGGAGATGGTCCTGGCATTGACCAG CTGCCTGCAGCCCCTCAAGTTCTGCTGCGATTACCGCCCCTACTTCACCATCCACGACAGCGAGTTCAAGGAGTTCACCACGCGCACGCAAGCCCC accAAACGTGGTCCTGGGAGTCACAAACCCTTTCTTTATCAAAACACTCCAGCATTGGCCCCACATTCTCCGAGTCGGGGAGCCCAAGATGTCAG GGGACCTTCCCAAGCAGGTCAAACTGAAAAAGCCCTCGAGGCTGAAGACCCTGGACACCAAGCCAG gcCTCTACACCGCGTACACGGCCCACCTCCACCGAGACAAGGCCCTGCTCAGACGGCTGCTGAAG GGCCTGCAGAAGAAGCGGCCGTCTGATGTGCAGACGGCAGTGCTGAGGCGGCacctcctggagctcactcagaGCTTTATCATCCCTTTG GAGCACTACATGGCCAGCCTCATGCCGCTGCAGAAGGGCATCGTGCCCTGGAAG ACTCCTCCCCAGATCCGCCCCTTCCGCCAGGATGATTTCCTGCTCAGCCTGGAGCGCGCGGGGCCCCAGCTCACCTGTGTCCTCAAGGGCGACTGGCTGGGCCTCTACAGGTGGGCGGCCCGTCGGCGGGGTCCAGGGCTCCTGCGGCCAGTGGGCGCACACACCCACCCGTCAGCCCACGGGAGCCCACAGCCACACCCCCCCCGCCCCGACAGGCGGTTTTTCAAGTCCCCCCATTTTGACGGGTGGTACCGGCAGCGTCACAGGGAGATGACCCAGAAGCTGGAGGCCCTTCACCTCGAGGCCATCTGTGAGGCG AACATCGAGATCTGGATGAAGGACAAGTCCGAGGTGGAGGTCGTGGATCTGATCCTGAAACTTCGGGAGAGACTG GTTCGGGCACAGGGCCACCAGCTGCCCGTGACGGAGGCAACACTGACGCGGGCACGGCTGTACATCGACACGGCCATCGGCTCCCTGCCCAAGGACCTGCAGGCCGTCCTGGGCCCTCCCTAG